From Pandoraea vervacti, the proteins below share one genomic window:
- a CDS encoding non-ribosomal peptide synthetase translates to MDDIQTTLARLAPAQRQAMIALLERKGVAVREHLPLEGWVQPVEGHEGERAPASFAQQRMWTLLQLDARHDTYHITGAVQLDGALDTTALAGAFAAAVARHAALRTTFALEDGKLMQHVHAHVDVPLDVVSLSDGADGAHEADRADEADVSEALAKVSREVFDLTRGPLVRTTLLRTAPDRHVLVLTLHHLIADGGSLEVLIDEIARDYARVRNGQTPVAPASGPTYGDYAIWQRLRLGGDALAGQLDYWATQLAGADDLLPLPLDRQRPAQRDGEGGRVAFTLPEPLAQRVRAMAREARTTPFAVLLASFQALLARYAAGQGHRDTNDADDVPPDTVDVRVGVPVSHRSRTALERVVGCFVNTVVVRTQVDLTAGFAALLAQVRDTLLDAQRHADVPFEQVVERLSPARSLSHSPLFQVMVNHQRRQATAALQLPGVTATVLEAETTQAKFDLDLGIVELPDGTLAGGLGYATDVIFPQTAQRICAHWQTLLAAQIAQPSAPLYDLPLADAAECAAIARWGAPEAMSPTDDRLLPGMIASHAAQRPDARAIECDDEVLTYGELLRRADTVAAHLLAGQWRPETRVGVRLARSVNALVAMLGVLRAGGAYVPLDVDHPDERVAELCADADIAHVITDADGMDRLPPGVKGFDMAIIASTGASAAALPALHPAQLAYVIFTSGSTGRPKGVAVPHGPLAMHCRAIAGLFGMTPAFRELHVASLSFDGAHERWLTLLSHGACVVLRGPRQWTPEEICEQIVARRVTNAGLPTALLRHVAQWVEAHPGAVPPGLIYSCGGEALSRDTLALVMRTLEPVRLLNGYGPTETVVTPVNWTAHAGMQSPTPYAPIGTLVGQRRGYVLDVRLQPVPVGVAGELYLGGEGVARGYLGRAAQTGERFVPDPWGAPGARMYRTGDRVRWLSDGTLEYLGRRDQQLKVRGFRIEPGEVEAQLLALTGVREAVVGTAQGPAGVQLVAHVSATPPVGVAASEFGEGLRQALAARVPAYLVPAQVLVLDALPKLVNGKLDRKQLPEPGWQSASAEAPRVGAEAELAVIWGQLLGAGQVGRGDNFFALGGDSIIALQLVSRARESGWRITVRDVFRHQTLAELAAAAVVAKAAPSATSVDAPGIRAAIDPAINPAIDPDAPLLPIQSWFFAEPVAHRDHWNQWVQFDVRDVGRALDGAMLRDALHAVARHHDALQMRYRQTGGEWRQWRQDGASDDTALVGLEIVDAADETQALAAAQRAQRGLSLSDGPLLRAALINLASGGQRLLLVCHHIAIDGVSWRILLGDLQRALAQRDAGQPIVLAENGSSYGAWTTYWRDWAASPEAAKEVQFWTESLQGAHGTLPVDATPLSGDRQAEATEVTVALDANATRRLLNAANERARIHELLVAALAQAVGEWTGASRVALCVEGHGRDALPGMEAFDLTRTLGWFTSVYPLAVDVSASPRETLFALKRMWRAVPRAGLGFGALRYHGDAEARRTLAALPQGRITFNYLGRIDAGFADGRFAPSDAPAGDARDASAPLGNWLSVDGAIANGCLRLQWRFSRERFHEATISGLAARMQTALGALVNASLDAPLTSAADFPLADLTEGELAELGVPAATLEDVYPLSPMQQGMVFHARLAPGSASYVNQLQIRLEGLRVDAFAAAWQAAVRRHAILRTSFVWRDGAPPLQRVHREVPQALRVFDWRARVAQQGEGVLTALADEERAKGFDLASAPLQRVALVHVSDAAGGTWQLIWTLHHVLLDGWSSAQLIGEILQAYLTSVSGTSDSLDGTRTSNVPGVHGVPEAHGNVPRFRDYIAWLATHAPQDGESFWRERLAAFESPTQLHEAVLRTLPPARGHGERTFRIEAADAQAWQRAARSRRLTLNTLVQGAWTLLLQRYTGKRDVCFGVTVSGRPAELPGAERMMGLFINTLPVVQGPRPSDGLDDWLHRLQEDNLALREAESTPLYDIQRWVGWPGQALFDSLIVFENYPVDRALRTQGAQALRFGEIVNVETTHYPLTVGIASGETIDVRMSYDRQHFDDGAIERLWTQLHDLLGQLCAPPSATNLRVADIVLHASDSAGESSRGPCHTFAVTTTVDRIIAAFAHTQPEAIAVTDGERSLTYAELEAQANRVAHALLRRGVASEDRVGIALTRRVELIVAMLGVMKAGAAYVPLDPAYPDERLRYVVEDAGIEVVVTEAALGAPVWLPPHSLSIDALARDTTLPQTPPDVAVHVDQLAYVIYTSGSTGRPKGVQVAHRQLMRLLHATEDRFGFGAHDVWTMFHSYAFDVSVWEVFGALSHGGRLVVVPYYTSREPQALWQMIEQQRVTVLCQTPSAFYQLLAALPEAASETTLRHIVLAGEALAPRRLAPWWSRFGQQTRIVNMYGPTETTIYVSFGVVSPEPGIGHSPVGEALPDIAWRVLDASLAQVPMGVPGELYVGGQGLARGYLGRPALSAERFVPDPWGPAGARMYQTGDRVRWLPDGTLDYLGRGDQQVKLRGFRIEPGEIEAHLLAHAQVSDAAVLVRDDGLGEQLVAYVVTDADDEGLWARLREHLATRVPVFMLPGQWLRLDALPLTPNGKLDRRALPAPQAAGARFVPPADGVETDVARIWQTVLGVARVGRYDNFFALGGHSLLATQMVARLQAVSGRPVALRQLFETPVLSDFCAAWSAAAPAALDASVRRRLDDLLGDLEADAA, encoded by the coding sequence ATGGACGATATTCAAACGACGCTCGCGCGCCTGGCCCCCGCGCAACGGCAAGCGATGATCGCGCTGCTCGAGCGCAAGGGCGTGGCCGTGCGCGAGCACCTTCCGCTTGAAGGGTGGGTACAACCCGTAGAAGGGCACGAGGGCGAGCGAGCGCCCGCTTCGTTCGCGCAGCAGCGCATGTGGACGTTGCTGCAATTGGACGCGCGACACGACACTTATCACATCACCGGCGCCGTGCAACTGGACGGCGCACTCGATACGACGGCGCTGGCGGGGGCCTTCGCCGCCGCCGTCGCCCGCCATGCCGCACTGCGCACGACGTTCGCGCTAGAGGACGGCAAGCTCATGCAGCACGTGCATGCACACGTCGACGTGCCGCTCGATGTCGTGTCCCTGTCCGACGGGGCAGACGGCGCGCACGAGGCTGACCGCGCCGACGAGGCTGACGTAAGCGAGGCGCTAGCGAAGGTCAGCCGTGAAGTGTTCGACCTGACGCGCGGGCCGCTGGTGCGCACGACGCTGCTGCGCACGGCGCCCGATCGCCACGTGCTCGTGCTCACGCTGCATCACCTGATTGCGGACGGTGGGTCGCTGGAGGTGCTGATCGACGAGATCGCCCGGGACTACGCGCGCGTGCGCAACGGCCAGACCCCGGTCGCGCCTGCGAGCGGGCCGACCTACGGCGATTATGCGATCTGGCAACGCCTGCGCCTGGGCGGCGATGCGCTTGCCGGGCAACTCGACTACTGGGCGACGCAACTGGCCGGTGCGGACGATCTGCTGCCCTTGCCGCTGGACCGTCAGCGTCCGGCCCAACGCGATGGCGAGGGCGGGCGCGTGGCTTTCACGTTGCCCGAACCGCTCGCGCAACGTGTGCGAGCCATGGCGCGCGAGGCACGGACAACGCCGTTTGCGGTGCTGCTGGCGTCGTTTCAGGCATTGCTCGCGCGCTACGCCGCCGGGCAGGGTCACCGGGACACGAATGACGCGGACGATGTCCCTCCGGACACCGTCGACGTTCGTGTCGGCGTGCCGGTCAGTCACCGCAGCCGTACGGCGCTCGAGCGCGTTGTCGGTTGTTTCGTCAACACGGTCGTGGTGCGCACGCAAGTGGATCTGACGGCCGGATTTGCGGCGTTGCTCGCGCAAGTGCGCGACACGCTGCTCGACGCACAGCGTCACGCCGATGTGCCGTTCGAACAGGTCGTCGAGCGTCTGTCCCCGGCCCGGAGTCTGAGTCACAGCCCGCTGTTTCAGGTCATGGTGAACCACCAGCGGCGTCAGGCAACTGCGGCGCTGCAATTGCCCGGGGTGACGGCCACGGTGCTCGAGGCCGAGACGACACAGGCAAAGTTCGACCTCGATCTGGGGATCGTCGAATTGCCGGACGGCACGCTCGCGGGCGGGCTGGGATATGCCACCGACGTCATTTTCCCGCAGACGGCGCAACGCATCTGCGCGCACTGGCAAACGCTCCTTGCGGCACAGATCGCCCAACCGTCGGCACCGCTGTATGACCTGCCGCTCGCCGACGCCGCCGAGTGCGCGGCCATCGCGCGTTGGGGGGCGCCGGAGGCCATGTCCCCGACCGACGACCGTCTGCTGCCCGGCATGATTGCATCGCATGCGGCGCAGCGACCGGATGCGCGCGCCATCGAGTGTGATGACGAGGTGCTGACCTACGGCGAACTGCTGCGTCGCGCGGACACCGTCGCGGCGCACTTGCTCGCGGGGCAGTGGCGACCCGAAACGCGTGTCGGTGTGCGCCTTGCGCGCTCGGTCAATGCGCTCGTGGCAATGCTGGGCGTGCTGCGCGCCGGCGGGGCCTATGTGCCGCTGGACGTCGACCATCCGGACGAGCGCGTGGCCGAACTGTGCGCGGATGCCGACATTGCGCACGTGATCACCGACGCTGACGGAATGGATCGCCTGCCCCCGGGCGTCAAAGGGTTTGACATGGCGATCATCGCATCGACCGGCGCGTCCGCCGCGGCGCTGCCCGCGTTGCATCCCGCACAACTTGCCTATGTAATCTTCACGTCCGGCTCCACGGGGCGGCCCAAGGGCGTTGCCGTCCCGCACGGTCCCCTCGCCATGCATTGCCGTGCGATCGCCGGTCTCTTTGGCATGACGCCGGCGTTTCGCGAACTGCATGTGGCGTCGCTCTCGTTCGACGGCGCGCATGAGCGCTGGCTGACGTTACTCTCGCACGGCGCATGCGTCGTGCTGCGCGGGCCGCGCCAGTGGACGCCCGAGGAAATCTGCGAACAGATCGTCGCGCGACGTGTCACGAACGCCGGGCTGCCCACGGCGTTGCTGCGCCATGTTGCGCAGTGGGTCGAAGCCCATCCGGGCGCGGTGCCGCCCGGATTGATCTACTCCTGCGGCGGCGAGGCGCTCTCGCGCGACACGCTCGCGCTCGTCATGCGCACGCTTGAGCCGGTGCGCCTGCTCAACGGCTACGGGCCGACGGAAACCGTCGTCACGCCCGTGAACTGGACGGCGCATGCGGGCATGCAAAGCCCGACGCCCTACGCGCCGATCGGAACGCTCGTGGGGCAGCGTCGCGGCTATGTGCTCGACGTCCGTCTGCAACCGGTGCCGGTCGGCGTGGCAGGCGAGTTGTACCTCGGCGGCGAAGGCGTGGCGCGCGGTTATCTCGGACGCGCCGCGCAGACTGGTGAGCGCTTCGTGCCCGATCCCTGGGGCGCGCCGGGGGCGCGCATGTATCGCACGGGCGATCGCGTGCGGTGGCTGAGCGACGGTACGCTCGAATACCTGGGACGCCGCGACCAGCAGCTCAAGGTGCGCGGGTTCCGCATCGAGCCGGGGGAAGTCGAAGCCCAGTTGCTCGCGCTCACGGGCGTGCGCGAAGCGGTGGTTGGCACGGCGCAGGGGCCGGCGGGCGTGCAACTCGTGGCCCACGTGAGCGCGACGCCGCCTGTCGGTGTCGCTGCGTCCGAATTCGGCGAAGGACTGCGTCAGGCGCTCGCCGCGCGCGTGCCCGCCTATCTGGTGCCCGCGCAGGTGCTGGTCCTCGACGCGCTGCCCAAGCTCGTCAACGGCAAGCTCGACCGCAAGCAGTTGCCCGAGCCGGGGTGGCAAAGCGCGAGCGCCGAAGCGCCACGTGTGGGCGCCGAGGCCGAGCTGGCCGTCATTTGGGGGCAACTGCTCGGTGCCGGGCAGGTCGGCCGGGGCGACAACTTCTTCGCGCTCGGGGGTGACTCCATCATCGCGCTCCAATTGGTGAGCCGTGCGCGTGAATCGGGCTGGCGTATCACGGTGCGCGACGTGTTCAGGCACCAGACGCTGGCCGAACTCGCCGCTGCCGCTGTGGTGGCGAAGGCCGCGCCATCCGCGACGTCTGTGGATGCCCCCGGCATCCGCGCCGCTATCGATCCCGCTATCAACCCCGCTATCGACCCAGACGCGCCTCTGCTGCCGATCCAGTCGTGGTTCTTCGCTGAACCCGTCGCGCATCGCGATCACTGGAATCAGTGGGTGCAGTTTGACGTTCGCGATGTCGGCCGTGCGCTGGATGGCGCGATGCTTCGCGACGCGCTGCACGCGGTCGCCAGGCACCATGACGCGCTGCAAATGCGATATCGGCAAACGGGCGGCGAATGGCGGCAGTGGCGGCAAGATGGGGCGTCTGACGATACAGCGCTCGTCGGGCTGGAGATCGTCGATGCGGCGGATGAGACGCAGGCACTTGCGGCCGCGCAGCGAGCGCAACGCGGACTATCGTTGTCGGACGGCCCCTTGCTGCGCGCCGCGCTGATCAATCTCGCAAGCGGCGGGCAGCGATTACTGCTTGTGTGTCACCACATCGCCATCGACGGGGTCTCGTGGCGCATCCTGCTCGGCGACTTGCAGCGTGCGCTCGCGCAGCGAGACGCCGGGCAGCCCATCGTGCTGGCGGAAAACGGCTCGTCATACGGCGCATGGACGACATACTGGCGCGATTGGGCCGCGTCGCCCGAGGCGGCGAAGGAAGTGCAGTTCTGGACGGAATCCCTGCAAGGCGCACACGGCACGCTACCGGTGGATGCGACACCCTTGAGCGGCGACCGGCAGGCCGAGGCCACGGAGGTGACCGTTGCGCTCGACGCGAACGCAACGCGTCGTCTGCTGAACGCCGCCAACGAACGGGCGCGAATTCATGAACTGCTCGTCGCCGCACTGGCGCAAGCCGTGGGCGAGTGGACGGGAGCGTCGCGTGTCGCCCTGTGTGTGGAAGGCCATGGCCGTGACGCGTTGCCCGGCATGGAGGCCTTCGATCTCACGCGCACCCTGGGCTGGTTCACGTCGGTGTATCCGCTGGCGGTCGACGTCTCGGCGTCCCCGCGCGAGACGCTGTTCGCGCTCAAGCGGATGTGGCGAGCGGTCCCGCGCGCCGGCCTCGGATTCGGGGCGCTCCGGTACCACGGCGACGCCGAAGCGCGGCGGACGCTGGCCGCGTTGCCACAGGGGCGCATCACGTTCAACTACCTCGGACGTATCGACGCCGGATTCGCCGACGGGCGCTTTGCGCCGAGCGACGCCCCGGCGGGGGATGCCCGGGACGCTTCGGCGCCGCTCGGCAACTGGCTGTCGGTCGACGGCGCCATCGCCAACGGTTGCCTGCGACTGCAATGGCGTTTCTCGCGCGAGCGCTTTCACGAGGCAACGATTTCCGGGCTCGCTGCCCGCATGCAGACGGCGCTCGGGGCGCTCGTGAACGCAAGCCTCGACGCGCCGCTTACGAGCGCGGCCGACTTCCCGTTGGCCGATCTCACAGAGGGCGAGCTGGCCGAACTGGGCGTGCCCGCCGCGACGCTGGAAGACGTGTATCCCTTGTCGCCAATGCAGCAGGGCATGGTGTTTCATGCGCGTCTGGCGCCGGGTAGCGCCTCATACGTCAATCAGCTTCAGATCCGTCTAGAAGGCCTGCGAGTCGATGCTTTCGCTGCGGCATGGCAAGCGGCGGTACGCCGTCACGCGATTCTGCGCACGAGCTTCGTCTGGCGAGACGGCGCGCCGCCGCTGCAACGGGTGCATCGCGAGGTGCCGCAGGCGCTGCGCGTGTTCGACTGGCGTGCGCGCGTCGCGCAGCAAGGCGAGGGCGTCCTGACGGCGCTCGCCGACGAAGAGCGTGCCAAGGGATTCGATCTCGCGAGCGCGCCGTTGCAGCGCGTGGCCCTGGTGCACGTGAGCGACGCTGCCGGGGGCACGTGGCAACTGATCTGGACACTGCATCATGTGCTGCTAGACGGCTGGAGCAGCGCCCAGCTCATCGGTGAAATTCTTCAGGCGTATCTGACATCGGTGTCGGGCACATCGGATTCGTTGGACGGGACGCGTACATCCAACGTGCCCGGCGTGCACGGCGTGCCCGAGGCGCATGGGAACGTGCCCCGATTCCGCGACTACATCGCATGGCTGGCGACTCACGCGCCGCAGGACGGCGAATCGTTCTGGCGCGAGCGACTGGCCGCCTTCGAATCGCCGACGCAATTGCATGAGGCCGTGCTGCGCACGCTGCCGCCGGCGCGGGGGCACGGCGAGCGCACCTTCCGCATCGAGGCCGCCGACGCTCAGGCATGGCAGCGCGCGGCCAGAAGCCGACGTCTGACGCTCAACACGCTGGTGCAGGGCGCATGGACGCTGCTGCTCCAGCGTTATACCGGCAAGCGGGACGTCTGCTTCGGCGTGACCGTCTCGGGGCGTCCCGCCGAGCTTCCCGGCGCCGAGCGCATGATGGGACTCTTCATCAACACGTTGCCCGTGGTGCAGGGCCCCAGACCCTCCGACGGGCTCGACGACTGGCTGCACCGCTTGCAGGAAGACAACCTCGCGCTGCGCGAAGCCGAGAGCACCCCGCTCTACGACATTCAGCGTTGGGTCGGCTGGCCGGGGCAGGCGCTGTTCGACTCGCTCATCGTCTTCGAGAACTACCCGGTGGACCGGGCGCTACGTACGCAGGGCGCGCAGGCGCTGCGTTTTGGCGAGATCGTGAACGTGGAGACGACCCATTACCCACTCACCGTGGGCATTGCGTCGGGCGAGACCATCGATGTCCGCATGAGCTACGACCGGCAACACTTCGACGACGGCGCCATCGAGCGCCTCTGGACGCAACTGCACGACCTGCTCGGCCAGCTTTGCGCGCCGCCGAGCGCGACGAATCTGCGCGTTGCCGACATTGTTCTTCATGCGTCCGATTCCGCGGGCGAGTCGTCGCGTGGACCCTGCCACACCTTCGCGGTGACGACGACCGTCGACCGGATCATCGCCGCCTTCGCGCATACGCAGCCGGAGGCCATTGCGGTGACCGACGGGGAGCGTTCGCTGACGTACGCCGAACTCGAAGCGCAGGCGAATCGCGTGGCCCATGCATTGTTGCGCCGGGGCGTAGCGAGCGAGGATCGCGTTGGCATTGCGCTGACGCGTCGCGTCGAGTTGATCGTCGCCATGCTTGGGGTGATGAAGGCGGGGGCCGCCTACGTGCCGCTCGATCCTGCCTATCCGGACGAGCGGTTGAGATACGTGGTCGAAGACGCCGGCATCGAGGTCGTCGTCACCGAGGCCGCGCTCGGCGCGCCCGTGTGGCTACCGCCGCACAGCCTGAGCATCGACGCGCTGGCGCGCGACACGACGTTGCCGCAAACACCGCCGGACGTGGCGGTTCACGTCGATCAGCTGGCTTACGTCATCTACACCTCGGGATCGACGGGGCGGCCCAAGGGCGTGCAGGTCGCGCATCGCCAGTTGATGCGGCTGCTGCATGCGACGGAAGACCGGTTCGGCTTTGGTGCGCACGACGTCTGGACGATGTTCCACTCCTATGCGTTCGACGTGTCGGTTTGGGAGGTCTTCGGCGCACTCTCGCATGGCGGACGACTCGTTGTCGTGCCGTACTACACCAGCCGCGAGCCGCAGGCGCTATGGCAGATGATCGAGCAGCAGCGGGTGACGGTGCTGTGCCAGACGCCGTCAGCGTTCTATCAGCTTCTCGCCGCGTTGCCGGAGGCGGCGTCGGAGACGACGTTGCGCCACATCGTGCTGGCGGGCGAAGCGCTTGCGCCGCGTCGGCTTGCGCCGTGGTGGTCGCGCTTTGGCCAGCAGACCCGCATCGTCAATATGTACGGCCCCACGGAGACGACCATCTATGTCAGCTTCGGCGTGGTATCGCCTGAGCCCGGCATCGGCCACTCGCCGGTTGGCGAGGCGTTGCCCGACATCGCGTGGCGCGTGCTCGACGCGTCACTGGCGCAGGTGCCCATGGGCGTGCCGGGCGAGCTCTACGTCGGTGGGCAGGGGCTAGCGCGCGGCTATCTGGGGCGTCCGGCGCTCAGCGCCGAGCGCTTCGTCCCCGATCCGTGGGGGCCAGCCGGGGCGCGCATGTACCAGACGGGCGATCGTGTCCGATGGCTGCCGGACGGCACGCTCGACTATCTGGGACGCGGCGATCAGCAAGTGAAGTTGCGCGGCTTCCGTATCGAACCCGGCGAGATCGAGGCCCACTTGCTCGCTCATGCGCAGGTAAGCGACGCCGCCGTGCTGGTGCGCGACGACGGGCTCGGCGAACAACTGGTGGCGTATGTCGTGACAGATGCCGATGACGAAGGCCTCTGGGCGCGTCTGCGCGAACACCTCGCCACCCGCGTGCCGGTGTTCATGCTGCCGGGGCAGTGGCTACGTCTGGACGCGTTGCCGCTCACCCCCAACGGCAAGCTGGATCGCCGCGCGCTGCCTGCCCCGCAGGCGGCGGGCGCCCGTTTCGTGCCGCCCGCCGACGGGGTGGAGACTGACGTCGCCCGGATTTGGCAGACGGTGCTGGGCGTGGCACGTGTCGGGCGTTACGACAACTTCTTTGCGCTGGGCGGGCATTCGCTGCTCGCCACCCAGATGGTGGCGCGTCTGCAAGCGGTGTCGGGACGCCCCGTGGCGTTGCGCCAGTTGTTCGAGACGCCGGTGCTCTCGGACTTCTGCGCGGCGTGGTCGGCTGCCGCCCCGGCGGCGCTCGACGCGAGTGTCCGGCGCCGGCTCGACGATCTGCTCGGCGATCTCGAGGCGGACGCGGCCTGA